A part of Salvelinus sp. IW2-2015 linkage group LG16, ASM291031v2, whole genome shotgun sequence genomic DNA contains:
- the LOC111975629 gene encoding aldo-keto reductase family 1 member A1-B-like has translation MAVAGKNDFAVLNTGRKMPLLGLGTWKSEPGKVKQAVIWALQAGYRHFDCAAIYGNELEIGEALQETLGPDKALRREDVFITSKLWNTQHHPEDVEPALLKTLKELSLEYLDLYLIHWPYAFQQGDAPFPKSEDGTLLYDDIDYKLTWAAMEKLVGKGLVRAIGLSNFNSKQIDNVLSVANIKPTVLQVESHPYLAQVELLGHCRDRGLVITAYSPLGSPDRVWKHPDEPVLLDEAAIDTLAKKYNKSPAQIILRWQTQRGVVTIPKSVTESRIKENIQVFDFTLEAEEMKCITALNRGWRYIVPTITVDGKPVPRDAGHPHYPFSDPY, from the exons ATGGCAGTGGCAGGTAAAAATGACTTTGCAGTTCTCAACACCGGGCGGAAGATGCCTCTCCTTGGGCTGGGAACATGGAAGAGTGAACCTGGCAAG GTTAAACAGGCAGTAATCTGGGCCTTGCAGGCTGGCTACCGCCACTTCGACTGTGCTGCCATCTATGGCAACGAGTTGGAGATCGGAGAAGCTCTGCAGGAGACACTTGGCCCTGACAAA GCCTTGAGGCGAGAGGATGTGTTTATCACCTCCAAGCTGTGGAACACACAGCATCACCCGGAGGATGTGGAGCCCGCTCTGCTGAAGACACTGAAGGAGCTGAGTCTGGAATACCTGGATCTATACCTCATCCACTGGCCCTATGCCTTCCA ACAAGGTGACGCTCCTTTCCCCAAATCGGAGGACGGCACCCTGCTGTACGACGACATCGACTACAAGCTGACTTGGGCTGCCATGGAGAAGCTGGTGGGAAAGGGCCTGGTCAGGGCTATCGGCCTGTCCAACTTCAACAGCAAACAGATAGACAACGTTCTCTCCGTAGCCAACATCAAACCGACTGTGCTTCAG GTGGAAAGCCATCCGTATCTGGCTCAGGTGGAGTTGCTGGGACACTGCCGGGACAGAGGCCTGGTGATTACAGCGTACAGCCCACTGGGGTCACCGGATCGGGTATGGAAGCATCCtgatgagcccgtcctcctggaTGAAGCAGCAATCGACACCCTGGCCAAGAAGTACAACAAGTCCCCAGCACAAATCATCCTTAG ATGGCAGACACAGCGAGGAGTAGTGACGATCCCTAAAAGTGTGACAGAGTCTCGGATCAAAGAGAATATTCAG GTATTTGACTTTACCCTTGAAGCGGAAGAGATGAAGTGTATAACAGCATTGAACAGAGGCTGGCGCTACATTGTACCAACCATCACA GTTGATGGGAAGCCCGTCCCCAGGGATGCAGGACATCCACACTACCCCTTCAGTGACCCCTACTGA